Proteins from one Aureimonas sp. SA4125 genomic window:
- the mmsB gene encoding multiple monosaccharide ABC transporter permease — MSIKTADEPTTPRSGFDFGFLKAHIREYGMLLALVVIMIFFQVMTNGVLMKPLNLTNLVLQNSYIIIMAIGMLLVIITGHIDLSVGSVAGFIGGLGAVLMVKMGLDGFSSALICLAVGAVVGAAQGYLVAYFKVPSFIVTLAGMLVFRGLTLKVLGSASVGPFPETFQLLSKGFIPDFLSAGGGLHMTTIVLGALAALALVYFSNRARQKQAKMGKVDEPFGLFLGRNIFIAMAIMLITYLMASYRGFPNVLMVMAVLIAIYGFMTTRTTIGRRIYAVGGNEKAAKLSGINTERLTFLAFVNMGVLAALAGLIFAARLNSATPKAGVGFELDVIAACFIGGASAYGGVGKVTGAVIGAFIMGVMNNGMSIMGIGIDDQQVIKGLVLLAAVCFDVYNRNKA, encoded by the coding sequence ATGAGCATCAAGACGGCCGACGAGCCGACAACGCCGCGCAGCGGCTTCGATTTCGGCTTCCTGAAGGCGCATATCCGCGAATACGGCATGCTGCTGGCCCTCGTCGTGATCATGATCTTCTTCCAGGTCATGACCAACGGCGTGTTGATGAAGCCGCTGAACCTGACCAATCTGGTGCTGCAGAACAGCTACATCATCATCATGGCGATCGGCATGCTGCTCGTCATCATCACCGGGCACATCGACCTGTCCGTCGGCTCGGTTGCCGGCTTCATCGGCGGTCTGGGGGCCGTGCTGATGGTGAAGATGGGGCTCGACGGCTTCTCGTCGGCGCTGATCTGCCTGGCCGTCGGCGCCGTCGTCGGCGCGGCGCAGGGCTACCTCGTCGCCTACTTCAAGGTCCCGTCCTTCATCGTGACGCTGGCGGGCATGCTCGTCTTCCGCGGCCTGACGCTGAAGGTTCTGGGCTCCGCCTCGGTCGGCCCGTTCCCGGAGACGTTCCAGCTCCTTTCCAAGGGCTTCATCCCCGATTTCCTGTCGGCGGGCGGCGGCCTTCACATGACGACGATCGTCCTCGGCGCGCTTGCCGCGCTGGCGCTCGTCTATTTCAGCAACCGCGCCCGCCAGAAGCAGGCGAAAATGGGCAAGGTCGACGAGCCCTTCGGCCTCTTCCTCGGTCGCAACATCTTTATCGCCATGGCGATCATGCTGATCACCTACCTCATGGCGTCCTATCGCGGCTTCCCGAACGTGCTGATGGTCATGGCCGTGCTCATCGCCATCTACGGCTTCATGACGACCCGCACGACCATCGGCCGGCGCATCTATGCCGTCGGCGGCAACGAGAAGGCGGCGAAACTCTCCGGTATCAACACCGAGCGCCTGACCTTCCTCGCTTTCGTCAACATGGGCGTGCTCGCCGCGCTCGCGGGCCTCATCTTCGCCGCCCGCCTCAACTCGGCGACGCCGAAGGCCGGCGTCGGCTTCGAGCTTGACGTCATCGCCGCCTGCTTCATCGGCGGCGCCTCCGCCTATGGCGGCGTCGGCAAGGTCACGGGCGCGGTGATCGGCGCCTTCATCATGGGCGTGATGAACAACGGCATGTCGATCATGGGCATCGGCATCGACGACCAGCAGGTGATCAAGGGCCTCGTCCTTCTCGCCGCCGTCTGCTTCGACGTCTACAACCGCAACAAGGCCTGA
- a CDS encoding PepSY domain-containing protein has product MTELSLSEGRLRASSVNDAYRAIWRWHFYAGLIAIPFMIVLAVTGSLYLFRDEIDNTFYASRNVVAEQEGLGAPASALVSRAEAAIPGGKAIAFRDPARPDQSARVTLSTDAGTTYVFLDPHDATVLGSVLKVETLNEVVRKIHSLEYFGVYANRVMEAIAGFAIILVVTGLYLWWPRRRGGGVVTVRGVPRQRVFWRDLHAVTGAFSGILIAFLAISGLPWSTVWGGQLTAITTATGTGYPAALWDSVPVSDEHAAHAMETTAWTLETSPMPMSQMPGMAGAGMPAAGLLVPAAAPQPIGLDAALAIARTAGISRGFEMSLPADATGVYTAAIFPDALDKQRTIHIDQFSGKPIVDIAYADYGSVAKAVELGVNIHMGQEFGLANQLLMLATCLAIILVSVAAVVMWLKRRPAGRLGVPPYPASRSVYPMLWAMVVVLGIAFPLSGALIIAMLAIDLILVRRIPWLRQRMA; this is encoded by the coding sequence ATGACCGAACTCAGCCTTTCCGAGGGGCGCCTTCGCGCGTCCTCGGTGAACGACGCCTATCGCGCGATCTGGCGCTGGCATTTCTACGCCGGCCTGATCGCCATCCCCTTCATGATCGTCCTTGCCGTCACGGGATCGCTCTATTTGTTCCGCGACGAGATCGACAATACCTTCTACGCCTCGCGCAACGTCGTCGCCGAACAGGAGGGCCTCGGCGCACCGGCCAGCGCCCTCGTCTCCCGTGCCGAGGCCGCGATTCCCGGCGGCAAGGCGATTGCCTTCCGCGATCCGGCGCGCCCGGATCAGTCGGCGCGGGTGACGCTGTCGACCGACGCCGGCACTACCTACGTCTTCCTCGATCCCCACGACGCAACGGTTCTGGGCAGCGTCCTGAAGGTCGAAACGCTCAACGAGGTCGTGCGCAAGATTCACAGCCTGGAATATTTCGGCGTCTACGCGAACCGCGTGATGGAAGCGATCGCCGGCTTTGCCATCATCCTCGTCGTCACCGGCCTCTATCTCTGGTGGCCCCGGCGTCGGGGCGGCGGCGTCGTGACCGTGCGGGGCGTGCCACGCCAGCGCGTCTTCTGGCGCGACCTGCATGCCGTGACCGGTGCGTTTTCCGGCATCCTCATCGCGTTTCTCGCGATCTCCGGACTGCCCTGGTCGACCGTCTGGGGCGGGCAGCTGACGGCCATCACGACTGCGACCGGTACCGGTTACCCCGCCGCGCTCTGGGACAGCGTGCCAGTCTCGGACGAGCATGCCGCTCATGCGATGGAGACGACGGCCTGGACGCTCGAAACCTCGCCGATGCCGATGTCGCAAATGCCCGGAATGGCCGGCGCCGGCATGCCCGCCGCGGGATTGCTTGTTCCGGCAGCAGCGCCGCAGCCCATCGGGCTCGACGCCGCGCTCGCCATCGCGCGCACTGCCGGCATCAGCCGCGGCTTCGAGATGAGCCTTCCCGCGGACGCGACCGGCGTCTACACCGCGGCGATCTTTCCCGACGCGCTCGACAAACAGCGGACGATCCACATCGACCAGTTCAGCGGCAAGCCGATCGTCGACATCGCCTATGCCGACTATGGCAGCGTGGCGAAAGCGGTGGAGCTCGGGGTCAACATCCACATGGGCCAGGAATTCGGGCTCGCCAACCAGCTCCTGATGCTGGCGACGTGTCTTGCGATCATCCTCGTCTCGGTCGCCGCCGTGGTGATGTGGCTGAAGCGTCGTCCCGCCGGGCGTCTCGGCGTGCCACCCTACCCGGCTTCGCGAAGCGTCTACCCCATGCTCTGGGCGATGGTCGTCGTTCTCGGCATCGCATTCCCGCTGAGCGGCGCACTGATCATCGCGATGCTGGCCATCGATCTCATCCTCGTGCGCCGCATTCCTTGGCTGCGGCAGCGCATGGCCTGA
- a CDS encoding phosphatase PAP2 family protein, with product MPAPIPLLDIRAWVVWGRDHVEAATLAKVGIAAAAIYSFFAIAGEVMEGETHGFDSYLLLALRNAADPAQPLGPTWMQEVLRDFTALGGNAVLTLITLAVAGFLWMQGNRRSMLLVLAAILGGFAMTSLLKLGFDRPRPDLVPHSMTTYTASFPSGHAMLSAIVYLTLAVLVARVQTRRSIKIYLLTTASLLTVIIGVSRVYLGVHWPTDVIAGWAAGAAWALLWWTIASWLERSGVVEKEITTEPKSVVGSPAS from the coding sequence ATGCCCGCACCCATTCCGCTTCTCGACATCCGTGCCTGGGTCGTCTGGGGCCGCGACCATGTCGAAGCAGCAACGCTCGCGAAGGTTGGCATCGCAGCCGCTGCGATCTACTCCTTCTTCGCGATCGCCGGCGAGGTGATGGAGGGCGAGACGCACGGCTTCGATTCCTACCTGCTTCTGGCGCTGCGCAATGCGGCCGATCCGGCGCAGCCGCTGGGGCCGACCTGGATGCAGGAGGTGCTGCGCGATTTCACCGCGCTCGGCGGCAATGCGGTGCTGACGCTGATCACCCTCGCCGTCGCCGGCTTCCTGTGGATGCAGGGGAACAGACGGTCCATGCTCCTCGTGCTCGCCGCGATCCTCGGCGGCTTTGCCATGACGTCACTCCTGAAGCTCGGCTTCGATCGGCCACGGCCCGATCTCGTGCCGCACAGCATGACGACCTACACCGCGAGCTTTCCAAGCGGCCACGCCATGCTCTCGGCGATCGTCTACCTGACGCTCGCCGTTCTCGTCGCGCGGGTGCAGACCCGCCGGTCGATAAAGATCTACCTCCTGACGACGGCAAGCCTTCTCACCGTGATCATCGGCGTCAGCCGCGTCTATCTCGGCGTTCACTGGCCGACCGACGTCATCGCCGGCTGGGCGGCAGGCGCCGCCTGGGCACTGCTCTGGTGGACGATCGCGTCCTGGCTGGAAAGGAGCGGCGTCGTCGAAAAGGAAATCACGACCGAGCCAAAGTCCGTTGTCGGCTCCCCCGCATCCTGA
- the pncA gene encoding bifunctional nicotinamidase/pyrazinamidase produces MRGISARDALVVVDLQNDFCPGGALAVADGQAVVPLVNRIGQAFENVVLTQDWHPPGHISFASTHGRAPFETVELAYGTQVLWPDHCLQGSEGAAFHPGVDLRGAQTIVRKGFRHSVDSYSGFVEADRTSPTGLAGYLRERGVERIFVAGLALDFCVAWTAVDGRNKGFEVVLVEDACRAIDVAGSLERAIADMEAAGVIRTGMGALGF; encoded by the coding sequence ATGCGAGGCATTTCAGCACGGGACGCGCTTGTCGTGGTCGACCTGCAGAACGATTTTTGTCCGGGCGGGGCACTGGCGGTTGCCGACGGGCAGGCCGTCGTACCGCTGGTGAACCGGATCGGCCAGGCGTTCGAGAACGTCGTCCTCACGCAGGACTGGCACCCGCCGGGCCACATCTCCTTCGCCTCGACGCATGGCAGGGCGCCGTTCGAGACGGTGGAACTGGCCTACGGCACGCAGGTGCTGTGGCCGGACCACTGCCTCCAGGGCAGCGAAGGCGCCGCGTTTCATCCCGGCGTCGATCTGCGGGGAGCGCAGACGATCGTGCGCAAGGGCTTTCGCCATTCCGTCGACAGCTATTCCGGCTTTGTCGAGGCCGACCGGACCTCGCCGACCGGCCTTGCCGGCTATCTCCGCGAGCGCGGCGTCGAGCGGATCTTCGTCGCGGGTCTCGCGCTCGACTTCTGCGTCGCCTGGACCGCGGTCGACGGGCGCAACAAGGGGTTCGAGGTCGTGCTTGTCGAGGACGCCTGCCGTGCCATCGACGTCGCCGGGTCGCTGGAGCGGGCGATCGCGGATATGGAGGCGGCAGGCGTCATCCGCACAGGCATGGGAGCGTTAGGTTTCTAA
- a CDS encoding DUF427 domain-containing protein, protein MNPHPHRDPPAPGQESVWDFPRPARIEPVTSTLQVIFADRVVAETRRGYRAIETSHPPSYYFPPGDVATALLVPASTRTLCEWKGGAAYHDLVVGDRRVADAAWSYPQPTPDFAAVAGFFAFYAGRVDACFVDGEKVTPQEGDFYGGWITRSLAGPFKGPPGTRFW, encoded by the coding sequence ATGAACCCTCACCCGCACCGAGACCCCCCCGCCCCCGGACAGGAGAGCGTCTGGGACTTTCCACGCCCGGCGCGCATCGAGCCCGTCACGTCGACGCTGCAGGTGATCTTCGCCGACCGCGTCGTCGCCGAGACGCGGCGGGGCTATCGTGCCATCGAGACCAGTCATCCGCCCTCCTACTATTTTCCGCCGGGGGACGTCGCGACAGCCCTCCTGGTGCCCGCCTCGACGCGGACACTCTGCGAGTGGAAAGGCGGCGCCGCCTATCACGACCTTGTCGTCGGTGATCGCAGGGTTGCGGATGCCGCCTGGTCCTACCCGCAGCCGACGCCCGATTTTGCCGCCGTCGCCGGCTTCTTCGCCTTCTATGCCGGCCGGGTCGACGCCTGCTTCGTCGACGGCGAAAAAGTGACGCCGCAGGAGGGCGACTTCTACGGCGGCTGGATCACCCGCTCCCTCGCCGGCCCCTTCAAGGGACCGCCCGGAACGCGCTTCTGGTGA
- a CDS encoding alpha/beta hydrolase, whose amino-acid sequence MKIDATTRLEDHDTAYSNSGAVKGSERFAPAWTAAAESFRAALMADGRGSLDQPYGGGARQAYDFFLPVHPPRGLFVFVHGGYWQRFDKSLFSHLAGGPLARGFAVAIPSYTLCPDVRIGDIVKEIGAFLEHVAAKVDGPITLAGHSAGGHLVARMAAAPSPISDDVRARIAAVLSISGVHDLRPLRATAMNAVLHLDGAEARAESPALLDPAIAAPVTCWVGGDELPEFLRQNALLANLWYGLGHPTRTVVSPGRHHYDVIDDLTDPDSAMTALVSPQPPEPD is encoded by the coding sequence ATGAAGATCGATGCGACGACGCGCCTCGAGGACCACGACACCGCCTATTCCAATTCCGGCGCCGTGAAGGGTTCGGAGCGCTTCGCGCCCGCCTGGACCGCAGCGGCCGAGAGCTTTCGCGCGGCGCTGATGGCGGACGGGCGCGGCAGTCTCGACCAGCCCTATGGCGGCGGCGCAAGGCAGGCCTACGACTTCTTCCTGCCCGTGCACCCGCCGCGCGGTCTCTTCGTCTTCGTGCATGGCGGCTACTGGCAGCGGTTCGACAAGAGCCTGTTCTCGCATCTGGCCGGGGGACCGCTGGCCCGCGGCTTTGCCGTCGCCATTCCCAGCTACACACTCTGCCCGGACGTTCGGATCGGCGACATCGTCAAGGAGATCGGGGCATTCCTGGAGCATGTCGCGGCGAAGGTCGACGGCCCCATCACATTGGCCGGCCACTCCGCCGGCGGCCATCTCGTCGCCCGCATGGCGGCCGCGCCGTCGCCGATCTCGGACGACGTGCGCGCGCGCATCGCGGCCGTCCTGTCGATCAGCGGCGTGCACGATTTGCGGCCGCTCCGCGCCACCGCGATGAACGCCGTGCTGCATCTCGATGGCGCGGAGGCGCGGGCGGAAAGTCCGGCGCTGCTCGACCCGGCGATCGCCGCTCCCGTCACCTGCTGGGTCGGCGGCGACGAACTGCCGGAGTTCCTGCGCCAGAACGCCCTTCTCGCCAACCTCTGGTACGGTCTCGGCCACCCCACGCGGACCGTGGTCAGCCCCGGCCGGCATCACTACGATGTCATCGATGACCTCACCGATCCGGACAGCGCCATGACGGCGCTGGTCAGCCCGCAGCCGCCCGAGCCGGATTGA
- a CDS encoding amidase — MLLDDTVGAFLPYPAVPVVSAKEGVLAGLRLGVKDLYDVAGYRTGCGSPFILAASAVKTRTAPSIQKLLDAGATFVGKTQTDELAWSLFGMNPHFGTPVNSAAPDRIPGGSSSGSAAAVAANLVDIGIGSDTGGSVRAPASFCGLWSFRPSHGRISLDGCMALAESFDTLGFFSRDAATLTKTGAVLLGDDSSPLPASPRLLRAGDMFARMAGDARAVLDEASAGIPAPDVDVYAGLGAETVYDAFRILQAREILRAFGPWIDRVRPALGSAVAARFAYARSLTDEQEETADGVRARFRAAIDALLGEDGVLIAPAVHDAPFRLDAGADVHETFRRDAITLLSVAGLAGLPQVTLPAGRANGGPIGLSLIGPRGSDASLIALATRLFVR, encoded by the coding sequence ATGCTTTTGGATGATACGGTCGGCGCCTTCCTTCCCTATCCCGCCGTCCCCGTGGTCTCGGCAAAGGAGGGCGTGCTCGCCGGCCTGCGCCTCGGGGTCAAGGACCTTTACGACGTCGCAGGCTACCGCACCGGCTGCGGAAGTCCCTTCATCCTTGCCGCGAGCGCGGTGAAGACGAGGACGGCCCCTTCGATCCAGAAGCTTCTCGATGCGGGTGCCACCTTCGTCGGCAAGACCCAGACCGACGAACTCGCCTGGTCGCTCTTCGGCATGAATCCGCATTTCGGCACGCCGGTGAACAGCGCCGCCCCCGACCGGATCCCCGGAGGTTCCTCGTCGGGCTCGGCCGCGGCCGTCGCGGCCAATCTCGTCGACATCGGCATCGGCAGCGATACCGGCGGATCGGTCAGGGCGCCGGCAAGCTTCTGCGGCCTCTGGAGTTTTCGTCCGAGCCACGGGCGGATTTCGCTCGACGGGTGCATGGCGCTCGCCGAGAGCTTCGACACGCTCGGCTTCTTCTCCCGCGACGCCGCGACGCTGACGAAGACCGGCGCCGTGCTCCTGGGCGACGATTCGTCTCCTCTGCCGGCGTCGCCGCGCCTATTGCGAGCGGGCGACATGTTCGCGCGGATGGCGGGCGATGCCCGCGCCGTGCTCGATGAAGCCTCGGCCGGGATCCCGGCGCCGGATGTCGACGTCTATGCGGGCCTCGGCGCCGAAACGGTCTACGACGCCTTCCGCATCCTGCAGGCACGCGAAATCCTGCGCGCCTTCGGCCCGTGGATCGACAGGGTTCGCCCGGCGCTCGGCAGCGCGGTCGCGGCACGATTTGCCTATGCGCGCTCGCTGACGGACGAGCAGGAAGAGACGGCGGATGGGGTGCGCGCGCGCTTTCGCGCCGCCATCGACGCGCTGCTCGGCGAGGACGGCGTCCTGATCGCGCCAGCGGTCCACGACGCGCCATTCCGTCTCGACGCAGGCGCGGACGTCCACGAGACCTTCCGCCGCGACGCGATCACCCTCCTGTCCGTCGCCGGTCTCGCCGGCCTTCCGCAGGTGACCCTTCCGGCGGGCCGTGCGAATGGCGGGCCCATCGGCCTGTCGCTGATCGGACCGCGCGGCTCGGACGCCTCGCTCATCGCGCTGGCCACCCGCCTCTTCGTGCGCTGA
- a CDS encoding transglutaminase family protein produces the protein MKIRAGFDVAYECWQPTPMLLVLNIHPSRRVDLLTEQTLTFDRDIEAWDYVDGFGNACSRIMAPPGLTTISTRFDVYDSGQPDIAAWDAIQHDIKDLPDEVLVFLLGSRYCDTDRLGNFAWSQFSNTPLGWGRVQAICDFVHNHIRFDYQLADATRSAFGGFSERVGVCRDFAHLAITLCRCMNIPARYCTGYLGDIGVPAVPCPMDFSAWFEVYLGGHWYTFDARHNAPRIGRILMGIGRDATDVALTTHFGPTRLARFDVITDEILPETAES, from the coding sequence ATGAAAATTCGTGCTGGTTTCGATGTGGCCTATGAGTGCTGGCAACCGACGCCGATGCTGCTGGTGCTCAATATCCACCCGTCGCGCCGGGTCGACCTCCTGACGGAACAGACGCTGACCTTCGACCGGGATATCGAGGCCTGGGACTATGTCGACGGTTTCGGCAATGCCTGCAGCCGCATCATGGCGCCGCCCGGACTGACGACGATATCGACCCGCTTCGACGTCTACGACAGCGGCCAGCCCGACATCGCCGCCTGGGACGCGATCCAGCACGACATCAAGGACCTGCCGGACGAGGTTCTCGTCTTCCTCCTCGGCAGTCGCTACTGCGATACCGACCGTCTCGGCAATTTTGCCTGGTCGCAGTTTTCCAACACGCCGCTCGGCTGGGGCCGCGTCCAGGCGATCTGCGACTTCGTGCACAACCATATCCGGTTCGACTACCAGCTCGCGGACGCGACGCGTTCGGCCTTCGGCGGCTTTTCGGAAAGGGTCGGCGTCTGCCGCGATTTCGCGCATCTCGCCATAACCCTGTGCCGATGCATGAACATTCCAGCGCGCTACTGCACCGGCTACCTCGGTGACATCGGCGTTCCCGCCGTGCCGTGTCCGATGGATTTCAGCGCCTGGTTCGAAGTCTATCTCGGCGGCCACTGGTACACCTTCGACGCCCGGCACAACGCGCCGCGCATCGGGCGCATCCTGATGGGAATCGGCCGCGATGCGACCGACGTGGCGCTGACCACGCATTTCGGACCGACGCGGCTGGCGCGCTTCGACGTCATCACCGACGAGATTCTGCCGGAGACCGCCGAGAGTTAG
- the modA gene encoding molybdate ABC transporter substrate-binding protein has protein sequence MAGLAAVLALCLGQPARALAEPVVFAAASMKTALDEVAGAWRRETGKTVAISYAASSALARQIEAGAPADLFISADQDWMDYLAERKLIEPATRTDLLGNSIVLVAPKGSGADVAITNGFPLATLLGDGRLAMANVDAVPAGRYGKAALDTLGVWESVKDRLAQAENVRAALVLVARGETPLGIVYATDAAAEAGVSVVGVFPENAHEPIVYPVALTAEAADPDAAAFLAFLQGGTARALFEEQGFTVLAAAAK, from the coding sequence ATCGCAGGCCTGGCTGCCGTCTTGGCGCTCTGCCTGGGTCAACCCGCCCGGGCGCTTGCGGAGCCTGTCGTCTTCGCCGCCGCCAGCATGAAGACGGCGCTCGACGAGGTGGCGGGAGCCTGGCGCCGGGAGACGGGGAAAACCGTCGCCATCTCCTACGCGGCGAGTTCCGCCCTTGCCCGGCAGATCGAGGCGGGTGCGCCGGCCGATCTCTTCATCTCGGCCGACCAGGACTGGATGGATTATCTCGCCGAGCGCAAGCTGATCGAGCCGGCGACTCGCACCGACCTCCTCGGCAATTCGATCGTGCTCGTCGCGCCGAAGGGTTCGGGCGCCGACGTCGCCATCACGAACGGGTTTCCGCTGGCGACCCTCCTCGGTGACGGCCGGCTTGCCATGGCCAATGTCGACGCGGTCCCCGCCGGCAGATACGGCAAGGCGGCGCTCGACACTCTCGGCGTATGGGAGAGCGTGAAGGACCGGCTGGCGCAGGCGGAGAACGTACGCGCGGCGCTCGTCCTCGTCGCCCGCGGCGAGACGCCGCTCGGCATCGTCTACGCCACCGACGCCGCCGCCGAGGCGGGCGTAAGCGTCGTCGGCGTCTTCCCGGAAAACGCCCACGAGCCGATCGTCTATCCCGTTGCCCTGACGGCGGAGGCGGCTGATCCGGACGCTGCAGCCTTTCTGGCTTTCCTCCAGGGTGGCACGGCCAGGGCGCTCTTCGAAGAGCAGGGCTTTACCGTTCTCGCCGCGGCTGCGAAGTAG